The Amycolatopsis endophytica genome includes the window CGGGCGCATCCACGGCTGACCCGTTCGTCGGCGCGCGACTGGACACTTGGTGGAGGGCTGTTCCGCGTTTGCGGTCCTGTAGCAGGGTTTTTCCGTGCACCTGCGGAAGGTGGGGTGAAGTGTCACCCAAGCAGGACTTGTCGGATCGGCACGGACGTAGCACGCTCGCTTGTGAAGCCGATCACCCAGCTCCCACCACTGGAGGCCTCATGCGCATCACCGTCACAGTCGACGGAACCAGCTACACCGACGAGGTCGAACCCCGCACGTTGCTCGTTCACCACCTGAGGGAGACGCTCGGGAAAGTCGGCACCGTCATCGGTTGCGACACCAGCAACTGCGGCGCCTGCACGGTGCACCTCAACGGACAGAGCGTGAAGTCGTGTTCGGTCCTCGCGGTGCAGGCCGATGGTGCCGAGATCACGACCATCGAGGGCCTGTCCCGCGACGGCAACCTCCACCCCGTGCAGGAAGCGTTCCACGACAACCACGCCCTCCAGTGCGGCTTCTGCACGCCGGGCATGATCATGCAGTCGATCGACCTGCTGGCCGACAACCCGAACCCCGACGAGCACGCCGTGCGCGAGGGGCTCGAGGGCAACCTGTGCCGTTGCACGGGCTACCAGAACATCGTGCGGGCGGTGCGTGACGCGGCGCAGCGCATGAGTCCCGGCGCGGGCCCGGAGGCCGAGCGCGTCGCGGACGGCGACGTGTCCCGCGCGCCCAGCGCGTTCGCGGGCGGGGGCGAGTGAGATGACCTCGACGATCGAACCCGAGGTCGGCAAGGCCCGCACCCGCAAGGAGGACGCGCGGCTGATCACCGGCCGCACCCGCTGGACGGACAACATCACGCTGCCCGGCATGCTGCACGTGGCGATCCTGCGCAGCCCGTTCGCCCACGCCCGCATCAACTCCGTCGACACCTCCGCGGCACGGGACCTGCCGGGCGTCGTCGCCGTCTACACCGCACGCGACCTCGACCCGGACAGTTCCGTCGGCATGCCGTGCGCGTGGCCCATCACGCCGGACATGAAGCAGCCGCGACGGCCCGTGCTGGCGGCCGACCAGGTCAACTTCGCCGGTGAGGGCGTCGCCGTGGTCGTGGCCCGCAGCAAGGCCGAGGCCGCGGACGCGCTCGAGGCCATCGACGTGGACTACGACGACCTGCCCGTGGTCCTGGGCCTGGAGAACGCGATCGCCGAGGGCGCGCCGCTGGTGCACGAAGACCTCGGCACCAACAAGCAGGCGACGTGGATCTTCGACTCGGCCGAGGCGGGCACGGGTGAGAACGTCGAGCAGGCCATCGCCGGCGGCGAGGTCGTGCTCCGGCGGCGTTTCCGCCAGCAGCGGCTGGTCCCGGCGTTCATGGAGCCGCGCTCGGTCGTGGTCGATCCGACCGGCGCCCAGATCACCATGTGGTCCTCCACCCAGGTGCCGCACATCCTCAAGACCATGGCGGCGCTGACGCTCGGCATCCCCGAGCACAAGCTCCGCGTGATCGCGCCGGACGTCGGCGGCGGCTTCGGCGGCAAGATCGCCGTGCTGCCGGAGGAGACGATGGCGGTGCTGATCGCGCAGAAGCTCGGCAGGCCGGTCAAATGGACCGAGACCCGCTCCGAGACCATGCAGACCGCGCACCACGGCCGCGACCAGATCCAGGACATCACGCTCAGCGCGACCCGCGACGGCAGGCTCACCGGGCTCAAGGTCGAACTGCTGGCCGACATGGGCGCCTACAACGGTCTCGTCGGGCCGGGCGTGCCGATCCTGGGCGCGTTCATGTTCAACGCGATCTACAAGGTCCCGGCCTACCACTTCGCGTGCACCAACGTGTTCACCAACACCACGCTCACCGACGCCTACCGCGGCGCCGGGCGGCCGGAGGCCACGTTCGCCATCGAGCGGATCATGGACGAGCTCGCCGCGGAGCTCGGCATGGACCCGCTCGAAGTCCGCGAGAAGAACTGGATCAGGCACGACGAGTTCCCGTTCACCACCGTGGCCGGGCTGACCTACGATTCGGGCAACTACGAGGCCGCCACCGCGCGCGCCAAGGAGCTGTTCGACTACGAGGGCCTGCGCCGGGAACAGCGGGAGCGCCGTGAGCGCAACGATCCGGTGCAGCTGGGCATCGGCATGTCCACGTTCACGGAGATGTGCGGCCTGGCGCCGTCCCGGGTGCTCGGCTCGCTCGACTACGCGGCGGGCGGCTGGGAACACGCCGCGATCCGGATGCTGCCCACCGGCAAGGTCGAGGTCATCACCGGCGCGTCGGCGCACGGGCAGGGCCACGAGACGGCGTGGAGCCAGATCGTGGCCGACCGGCTCGGTGTCGGGTTCGACGACGTGGAGGTCATCCACGGCGACACGCAGTCCTCGCACAAGGGCATGGACACCTACGGGTCGAGGTCGCTGGCCGTCGGCGGCATCGCGGTGGTCAAGGCCGCCGAGAAGGTCGTCGACAAGGCCCGCACGATCGCCGCGCACCTGCTGGAGTGCTCGCCGGACGACCTGGAGTTCGAGGGCGGCAAGTTCAGCGTCCGCGGCACGGACGCCTCGACGACGATCCAGGACGTCGCCTTCGCCACGTTCGCCGCGCACAACCTGCCCGACGGCATGGAGCCCACGCTGGACTCCGAGGCCGTGTTCGATCCGGAGAACTTCTCGTTCCCGCACGGCACGCACCTGTGCGCGGCCGAGGTCGACACCGAGACCGGACGGGTGCGGTTGCGGTCGTACGTCTGCGTGGACGATGTCGGCAAGGTGGTCAACCCGCTGATCGTGGAGGGCCAGGTGCACGGCGGGCTCGCCCAGGGCATCGCGCAGGCCCTGTACGAGGAGGCGGTGTTCGACGAGAGCGGCACGCTCACCACCGGCACGTTCGCCGACTACCTGCTGCCCTCGGCGGTCGACCTGCCCACGTTCGTCACCGACCGCACGGAGACCGAGGCGACGTCGAACCCGCTGGGTGTGAAGGGCGTCGGCGAGGCGGGCACCATCGCGTCCACCCCGGCGGTGGTGAACGCGATCGTCGACGCGGTGCGGCACCACGGGGTCGACGACATCGAAATGCCGTGCTCGCCCATGCGGGTGTGGTCGGCGATCCACCGCGGCCGTTCCGATGCCGGCGGGGTCGGCTCGGAGGCGGGCGGCGGTCTGGGTTCCATCGACGCTTCGGGAGGTGCGCAGTGATCCCCGCTGCCTTCGACTACGTCGCTCCGTCCACTGTGGACGAGGCAGTGCAGGCGCTGGCCGCGGCCGGTGAGGACGCCAAGGTGCTGGCCGGCGGGCAGAGCCTGCTGCCGGTGCTGCGGATGCGGCTGGCCGCGCCCACGACGCTCGTCGACCTGGGCAAGGTCACCGAGCTGCGTGGCGTGCGCGACGACGGTGACGCGATCGTGATCGGCTCCATGACCACGCACTACGACGTGCAGCGCGACCAGCTGGTCGCCGAGCACGCCGCACTGCTGGCCAGGGCGACCGACACGGTGGCCGATCCGCAGGTGCGGCACCGCGGCACGTTCGGCGGGTCGATCGCGCACGCGGACCCGGCGGGTGACCTGCTGGCCCCCGCGCTGGCGATGGACGCCCAGATGGTGATCGCGAGCAGCAGCGGGCGCCGGACCGTCCCGGCGGCGGAGTTCTTCCAGGACTTCTTCACCACGGCGCTGGACCCGGCGGAGATCCTGGTCGAGGTCCGGGTGCCCAAGCACACCGGCTGGAAGGCGCACTACGAGAAGTTCAACCGGGTCGCGCAGGCCTGGTCGATGGTCGCCGTGGCGGCGACGGTCCGCACCGACGGCGACACCATCGCCGAGGCGCGGGTCGCGTTGACCAACATGGCCTCGGTGCCGGTGCGCGCCGCGGCGGTCGAGCAGGCCCTGATCGGTCAGGCCGCCACCGCCGACGCCATCCGGTCCGCGGCCGCCCACGCGGCCGAAGGAACCAGCCCCACCGCCGACGGCAACGCGGACGTGGAGTACCGGCAGGAACTCGCGAGGGTCCTGACCGGCCGCGCGGTGTCGGCGGCACTGGCCGGGGTCTAGCGAGCGATGCCCGTGGCCGTCCCGCGCGGGGCGGCCACGGGGCGACCGCCGAGCGCACCAGGGTGATCATCCGATCGCTTTCGCCCACGCAGGCACGTCCCTCGGAGCCACGCGGTAGCCGTCATCGGCACTAAGGTGGCTGCGAGGGACTTGAAGTTTCTGGAGAAGGGAGGTCGGCCCGTGC containing:
- a CDS encoding (2Fe-2S)-binding protein encodes the protein MRITVTVDGTSYTDEVEPRTLLVHHLRETLGKVGTVIGCDTSNCGACTVHLNGQSVKSCSVLAVQADGAEITTIEGLSRDGNLHPVQEAFHDNHALQCGFCTPGMIMQSIDLLADNPNPDEHAVREGLEGNLCRCTGYQNIVRAVRDAAQRMSPGAGPEAERVADGDVSRAPSAFAGGGE
- a CDS encoding xanthine dehydrogenase family protein molybdopterin-binding subunit, whose product is MTSTIEPEVGKARTRKEDARLITGRTRWTDNITLPGMLHVAILRSPFAHARINSVDTSAARDLPGVVAVYTARDLDPDSSVGMPCAWPITPDMKQPRRPVLAADQVNFAGEGVAVVVARSKAEAADALEAIDVDYDDLPVVLGLENAIAEGAPLVHEDLGTNKQATWIFDSAEAGTGENVEQAIAGGEVVLRRRFRQQRLVPAFMEPRSVVVDPTGAQITMWSSTQVPHILKTMAALTLGIPEHKLRVIAPDVGGGFGGKIAVLPEETMAVLIAQKLGRPVKWTETRSETMQTAHHGRDQIQDITLSATRDGRLTGLKVELLADMGAYNGLVGPGVPILGAFMFNAIYKVPAYHFACTNVFTNTTLTDAYRGAGRPEATFAIERIMDELAAELGMDPLEVREKNWIRHDEFPFTTVAGLTYDSGNYEAATARAKELFDYEGLRREQRERRERNDPVQLGIGMSTFTEMCGLAPSRVLGSLDYAAGGWEHAAIRMLPTGKVEVITGASAHGQGHETAWSQIVADRLGVGFDDVEVIHGDTQSSHKGMDTYGSRSLAVGGIAVVKAAEKVVDKARTIAAHLLECSPDDLEFEGGKFSVRGTDASTTIQDVAFATFAAHNLPDGMEPTLDSEAVFDPENFSFPHGTHLCAAEVDTETGRVRLRSYVCVDDVGKVVNPLIVEGQVHGGLAQGIAQALYEEAVFDESGTLTTGTFADYLLPSAVDLPTFVTDRTETEATSNPLGVKGVGEAGTIASTPAVVNAIVDAVRHHGVDDIEMPCSPMRVWSAIHRGRSDAGGVGSEAGGGLGSIDASGGAQ
- a CDS encoding FAD binding domain-containing protein; protein product: MIPAAFDYVAPSTVDEAVQALAAAGEDAKVLAGGQSLLPVLRMRLAAPTTLVDLGKVTELRGVRDDGDAIVIGSMTTHYDVQRDQLVAEHAALLARATDTVADPQVRHRGTFGGSIAHADPAGDLLAPALAMDAQMVIASSSGRRTVPAAEFFQDFFTTALDPAEILVEVRVPKHTGWKAHYEKFNRVAQAWSMVAVAATVRTDGDTIAEARVALTNMASVPVRAAAVEQALIGQAATADAIRSAAAHAAEGTSPTADGNADVEYRQELARVLTGRAVSAALAGV